A genomic stretch from candidate division TA06 bacterium includes:
- a CDS encoding general stress protein 26, whose translation MKKEEAIEQGLALVNRSTIAMLGTIDAEGYPNIRALIKVENEDLRRIWFSTNTSSRKVPQLKNNPKTCVYFVDFDEWMGLTLVGKMEILQDSEARQRIWHEGDEKYYPLGVNDPDFSVLRFTAQWGRLYHALTHTTFEL comes from the coding sequence ATGAAGAAAGAAGAAGCTATCGAGCAAGGATTGGCGCTGGTGAATAGATCAACAATTGCAATGTTGGGGACCATTGATGCTGAAGGCTACCCTAACATTAGAGCGTTGATAAAGGTAGAGAATGAGGATCTAAGAAGAATTTGGTTCAGCACAAACACGTCATCAAGAAAGGTCCCGCAACTCAAGAACAACCCGAAAACATGCGTCTACTTCGTTGATTTCGACGAATGGATGGGATTGACGCTAGTTGGAAAGATGGAGATACTTCAGGATTCTGAAGCAAGACAACGAATATGGCACGAGGGTGATGAGAAGTATTATCCTTTAGGTGTGAACGACCCCGACTTCTCCGTATTGCGTTTCACAGCGCAGTGGGGAAGATTATACCACGCCCTGACTCACACAACCTTTGAACTCTAG
- a CDS encoding DUF3795 domain-containing protein, translating into MEKMIGICGITCTDCPAYIATQKDDAEERKKVAELWSTDEYQLKPEDINCHGCFSDKNEVISFAHDCEVRKCGLEKNLKSCAHCDEYFCEKLHKIIGKVPEAKATLEEMRKSI; encoded by the coding sequence ATGGAAAAAATGATTGGTATTTGTGGGATAACTTGCACCGATTGTCCCGCGTACATTGCCACACAAAAGGACGACGCTGAAGAGAGGAAAAAGGTTGCTGAGCTCTGGTCTACAGACGAGTATCAGCTCAAGCCAGAAGACATCAACTGTCACGGCTGTTTCTCGGATAAGAATGAAGTAATCAGTTTCGCCCATGACTGCGAAGTGAGAAAGTGTGGACTTGAGAAAAATCTGAAGAGCTGTGCTCACTGTGACGAGTATTTCTGCGAAAAACTCCACAAAATAATTGGAAAGGTCCCAGAGGCAAAAGCTACTCTCGAAGAGATGAGAAAGAGTATCTGA